The Virgibacillus sp. MSP4-1 genome has a segment encoding these proteins:
- a CDS encoding aminodeoxychorismate/anthranilate synthase component II encodes MILLIDNYDSFTYNLYQYLGEHEKEVIVRRNDRITTEDIHELQPEAIVLSPGPGYPEDAGNCIEIIQTFYQQIPMLGICLGHQAIGSAFGAIITPAQQMKHGKTSSLKHEGKGLFQSITMPIEVMRYHSLIIEKQSLPEPFEVMATAMDDDEIMAFQHPEYPLYALQFHPESIGTEAGKQMLGNFLREVKTGIDKKLKGEIESEKLS; translated from the coding sequence ATGATTCTGTTAATCGATAACTATGACTCCTTTACGTATAACCTGTATCAGTACTTGGGTGAGCACGAAAAGGAGGTCATCGTCAGGCGAAATGACCGGATCACCACCGAAGACATTCATGAACTGCAGCCGGAAGCCATCGTTCTTTCGCCGGGTCCGGGTTACCCCGAGGATGCAGGAAATTGTATCGAGATTATTCAGACCTTTTACCAGCAAATTCCGATGCTCGGGATCTGCCTCGGCCATCAGGCAATTGGCTCAGCTTTCGGGGCGATAATCACTCCGGCTCAGCAAATGAAACACGGAAAAACCTCATCTCTTAAACATGAGGGAAAAGGCCTGTTTCAATCAATTACAATGCCTATCGAAGTGATGCGCTACCATTCTTTGATTATTGAAAAACAGTCGTTACCGGAACCGTTTGAGGTAATGGCAACGGCCATGGATGATGATGAGATTATGGCTTTTCAGCATCCGGAATACCCACTTTATGCGCTGCAATTTCATCCTGAATCGATTGGAACGGAAGCGGGAAAGCAAATGCTTGGTAATTTTCTCAGAGAAGTAAAAACAGGTATTGATAAAAAATTGAAAGGGGAAATCGAAAGTGAAAAGCTATCTTGA
- the trpB gene encoding tryptophan synthase subunit beta, translating into MTTYQQPDQLGQFGPYGGRYIPETLMQAVIELEEAYDEARKDPEFHRQLTFYLEQYIGRKNPLYFAENLTKELRGPKIYLKREDLNHTGAHKINNTIGQALLAVRMGKEKIVAETGAGQHGVATATVCALLNLDCVIFMGQEDIRRQKLNVFRMELLGAKVVGVDQGSATLKDAVNEALRYWVTNVEDTHYIIGSVLGPHPFPKMVRDFQSVIGKETKEQFYELENRLPEAIVACVGGGSNAMGMFYPFVEDEKVKLYGVEAAGSGLETDKHAATLTKGSVGSLHGAMMYLLQDENGQIQEAHSISAGLDYPGVGPEHSFLRDEKRVTYTSVADEEALEGFQLLCSTEGIIPALESSHAIAYAKKLASDMTPEESLVICLSGRGDKDVETVKAALGGGEHD; encoded by the coding sequence ATGACAACCTATCAGCAGCCTGATCAGCTGGGCCAATTTGGTCCTTATGGCGGACGCTATATCCCGGAAACATTAATGCAGGCCGTGATTGAACTTGAGGAGGCTTATGATGAAGCACGGAAGGATCCGGAATTTCATCGTCAGCTAACCTTTTATTTAGAACAATATATTGGCCGGAAAAATCCGCTCTATTTTGCAGAAAATCTTACCAAAGAGCTAAGAGGGCCGAAGATTTATCTAAAAAGAGAAGATCTCAATCATACGGGTGCTCATAAAATAAACAACACAATTGGCCAGGCGCTTTTAGCAGTCCGCATGGGCAAGGAAAAAATTGTTGCTGAAACAGGCGCCGGCCAGCATGGTGTGGCGACAGCTACCGTCTGTGCTTTATTAAATTTAGATTGTGTCATTTTTATGGGACAGGAAGACATTCGCAGGCAGAAGCTTAATGTTTTTCGTATGGAATTGCTCGGTGCGAAAGTCGTCGGCGTGGATCAAGGCAGTGCCACTTTGAAGGATGCAGTTAATGAGGCGCTTCGGTACTGGGTCACTAATGTAGAGGATACCCATTATATTATCGGGTCCGTACTGGGGCCTCATCCATTCCCGAAAATGGTACGGGATTTTCAAAGTGTAATTGGAAAGGAAACGAAGGAGCAGTTTTATGAGCTGGAAAATCGTCTTCCAGAGGCGATTGTTGCTTGTGTAGGCGGAGGAAGCAATGCAATGGGGATGTTTTATCCCTTTGTTGAGGATGAAAAGGTGAAGCTGTATGGAGTAGAAGCAGCCGGCAGTGGTCTTGAAACAGATAAGCATGCGGCAACCCTTACGAAAGGATCTGTAGGTTCTCTTCATGGAGCGATGATGTATTTGCTTCAGGATGAAAACGGCCAAATTCAGGAGGCTCATTCGATTTCGGCCGGACTGGATTATCCGGGTGTCGGTCCTGAACACAGTTTTCTAAGGGATGAGAAGAGAGTCACGTATACATCAGTTGCCGATGAAGAAGCTCTGGAAGGCTTTCAATTGCTCTGCAGTACAGAAGGGATCATTCCCGCGCTGGAAAGCTCCCATGCGATTGCCTATGCGAAAAAGCTTGCTTCCGATATGACGCCGGAAGAATCGCTGGTCATTTGTTTGTCCGGGCGTGGAGATAAAGATGTGGAAACCGTAAAAGCTGCATTAGGAGGTGGAGAGCATGACTAA
- a CDS encoding phosphoribosylanthranilate isomerase: protein MKVKICGVKNIHAVKAAVDAGADFIGLMFAESKRRISIEQAKKLATYIPPHVKKVGVFVNPNLRDVLEAVHTVGIDAVQLHGDESPAFCSEIPIPVIKAIHMNGTEDIDKAGRYRTDYYLFDSPGGRYRGGSGMTFDWKLLQEVNIPREKVILAGGLRPENIEEAIQEVKPAMVDVSSGVETNGEKDAEKIQRFIEKAKKEELV from the coding sequence ATGAAGGTAAAAATTTGTGGTGTGAAGAATATCCATGCTGTAAAGGCCGCAGTAGATGCAGGTGCAGATTTTATCGGACTGATGTTTGCGGAGAGTAAACGCAGAATTTCGATTGAACAGGCAAAAAAATTAGCCACCTATATTCCGCCGCATGTCAAAAAAGTCGGTGTGTTTGTCAATCCAAATTTGCGTGATGTGTTAGAAGCCGTTCACACAGTAGGCATAGATGCTGTCCAATTACATGGAGATGAATCCCCGGCTTTTTGCAGCGAAATCCCGATTCCTGTCATTAAAGCCATTCACATGAACGGAACAGAAGATATCGACAAGGCTGGTCGTTACCGGACCGACTATTATTTATTTGATAGTCCAGGGGGCAGGTACCGGGGAGGAAGCGGCATGACCTTTGACTGGAAGTTGCTTCAGGAAGTGAATATCCCCAGAGAAAAGGTTATTCTTGCGGGAGGACTTCGACCGGAAAATATTGAGGAAGCCATTCAGGAAGTGAAACCGGCAATGGTGGATGTCTCCAGTGGTGTCGAGACGAACGGTGAAAAGGATGCGGAAAAAATTCAGAGGTTTATCGAAAAGGCAAAAAAGGAGGAACTTGTATGA
- the trpE gene encoding anthranilate synthase component I, with protein sequence MSTQTGTGTGRKIKSQIREIKGDTLTPISIFHRLKGPKKFLLESSLKHEDSGRFSMIGSDPYLSIKGTGEHSTMEHFHQELHATAEYNKSALQLIQEQLGDIETDVSIPFHGGAVGYAGYDTIRQFEQIGEIPPDNLKMPDIHFQFYEKAVVMDHKLQKVYLVVLNLSGTQNEKEMEAELHAMEEQLKTPSQNEFLTKSIKTGDFTSNVMKQEYEEKVKRIQQHIRQGDIFQAVLSQRLQAEFYGDAFSFYRKLRTENPSPYMFYIDFEDYLILGASPESLIKVQNQQVITNPIAGTRKRGRTEEEDLNLEKDLLNDEKELAEHRMLVDLGRNDIGRVSEIGSVDVSRYMEIERYQHVMHIVSEVKGQLRPDVSSLDALTACLPAGTVSGAPKIRAMQILNELEPTKRGPYSGAVGYINVNGDLDLGLAIRTMIIKNQTAYVQAGAGVVMDSVPENEYEETLQKAKSLLEVRR encoded by the coding sequence ATGAGTACACAGACAGGGACCGGTACAGGCCGGAAAATAAAGTCACAGATAAGAGAAATTAAAGGTGATACATTGACACCTATTTCGATTTTTCACCGGCTGAAGGGTCCGAAGAAATTTTTACTGGAAAGCTCCCTAAAGCATGAAGATTCAGGGCGTTTTTCCATGATTGGCTCTGACCCTTATTTATCGATTAAAGGCACAGGTGAACATAGCACGATGGAGCATTTCCATCAGGAGCTTCATGCAACAGCAGAATATAACAAGTCCGCGCTGCAGCTGATTCAGGAGCAGTTGGGCGATATTGAAACGGATGTGTCGATTCCCTTCCATGGTGGGGCAGTTGGCTACGCAGGGTATGATACGATTCGTCAATTTGAACAAATCGGTGAGATTCCGCCTGACAACCTGAAGATGCCGGACATTCATTTTCAGTTTTATGAAAAGGCAGTGGTCATGGATCACAAGCTGCAGAAGGTTTATTTAGTCGTCCTGAATTTATCAGGTACACAAAATGAAAAGGAGATGGAAGCAGAACTTCATGCCATGGAAGAACAGCTGAAGACTCCTTCACAAAATGAATTTCTGACAAAATCCATAAAAACCGGTGATTTCACAAGCAACGTAATGAAACAGGAATACGAAGAAAAAGTCAAAAGAATTCAGCAGCATATCAGGCAGGGAGATATTTTCCAGGCTGTTTTATCCCAGCGTCTGCAGGCTGAATTTTACGGAGATGCTTTTTCCTTTTACCGAAAACTCCGAACAGAAAACCCGTCACCCTATATGTTTTACATTGACTTTGAAGATTACCTGATTCTTGGAGCGTCGCCGGAAAGCCTGATTAAGGTACAAAATCAGCAAGTCATCACCAATCCAATTGCCGGAACGAGAAAACGGGGTCGCACTGAAGAAGAAGATTTGAATTTAGAAAAGGACCTTCTTAACGATGAAAAGGAGCTGGCTGAGCACCGAATGCTTGTAGATCTCGGACGCAATGACATCGGCAGAGTATCGGAAATAGGATCTGTGGATGTTTCAAGGTATATGGAGATTGAGCGCTATCAGCATGTGATGCACATCGTCTCAGAGGTCAAAGGGCAGCTAAGACCGGATGTCAGCAGTCTGGATGCGTTAACAGCATGCCTGCCAGCTGGAACGGTATCCGGGGCACCCAAAATCAGGGCCATGCAGATTTTAAATGAGCTGGAACCGACCAAACGCGGCCCATACTCAGGTGCCGTCGGATACATCAATGTAAATGGTGACCTTGACCTGGGGCTGGCCATTCGGACGATGATTATTAAAAATCAAACGGCATACGTACAGGCCGGAGCCGGTGTTGTTATGGACTCTGTTCCCGAAAATGAGTATGAAGAGACACTGCAGAAAGCAAAGTCGCTGTTGGAGGTGAGGCGATGA
- the trpC gene encoding indole-3-glycerol phosphate synthase TrpC produces the protein MTTILDDILKEKVKEVQRLKDIGTVEPVSDTTVHSLYDSFINSDYLSVIGEVKRASPSKGDIDNRVNPVEQAKAYVEAGAKAISVLTDTPFFKGTMDDLAQIRKAVDVPILCKDFIIDPIQIRRAKAHGADVILLIASALPKDELVSLYNEARRNHLAVLFEVHNEEELTIALDMDVDIIGINNRNLKTFDVSLDVTERLAEKIRTEETLVISESGIKSKEDAKRVTRAGAKGILVGETLMKSKNIRGTLEEMVVPLRSDQG, from the coding sequence ATGACAACGATTCTGGATGATATTTTAAAAGAAAAAGTAAAAGAGGTTCAGAGATTAAAAGACATTGGAACCGTAGAGCCCGTATCAGATACCACTGTCCATTCGCTATACGATTCCTTTATAAACAGTGACTATTTAAGTGTGATTGGGGAAGTGAAACGGGCTTCCCCATCCAAGGGCGATATCGATAACCGGGTCAATCCTGTTGAGCAGGCTAAAGCTTATGTGGAGGCAGGAGCAAAAGCAATATCGGTCTTAACAGATACCCCATTTTTTAAAGGGACCATGGATGACCTGGCGCAAATCAGAAAAGCGGTGGACGTCCCGATTTTGTGCAAGGATTTTATTATCGATCCAATCCAGATCAGGCGGGCAAAGGCACATGGAGCGGATGTCATTCTACTCATTGCCAGTGCACTGCCAAAGGATGAGCTTGTGTCTTTGTATAACGAAGCCAGGCGAAACCATTTAGCGGTGCTGTTTGAAGTGCATAATGAAGAAGAGTTAACGATTGCGCTCGATATGGACGTGGATATTATCGGAATTAACAACCGGAACCTCAAAACCTTTGATGTGAGTCTTGATGTGACAGAGAGGTTAGCTGAAAAAATACGGACTGAGGAGACGCTGGTCATCAGCGAAAGCGGGATTAAATCAAAAGAAGATGCAAAAAGGGTAACAAGAGCCGGTGCAAAGGGCATCCTTGTAGGAGAGACCTTAATGAAATCCAAAAATATCAGAGGAACCCTTGAGGAGATGGTCGTTCCATTAAGGAGTGATCAGGGATGA
- a CDS encoding monovalent cation:proton antiporter family protein, with translation MEGHTSVTSLIIVLIAAFITPIILKRLRLNIIPVVVAEIIVGLIIGKSGFDIVEPDPWITILSTLGFIFLMFLSGVEIDFSVFKSNNKKKQMNGKKQPNSFYVASIVFGLILLVSYLISFGLELAGLVDNVFFMTLVISTISLGVVVPTLKEAEIMKTGIGQIILIVAVLADLVTMILLAVFVSFHEEGGNTWLLLLLFAAGVLLYFGGKFFRNRPFFESLSTGTVQIETRAIFALLMVLVGLSESLGAENILGAFLAGVLVSLLSPKKEIVEQLDSFGYGFLIPIFFVMVGVDLDIWALFQDKTVLLLIPLLLIGLLASKLLPALVLKRWYDWKTVLGSGFILTSTLSLVVAAAEIGQRIGVIDNTMASALILLAVIACIITPILFKKVFPLKEVKSTKKMVKVVGANQLTLPLTNELDKNEFEVCLFHTKKSENIDSEVDRSRFRVIGINDFSLEEMEQNDIFNTDVLVISTNNDERNFEIAKHAQELGNDHIVTRIESPALSKQLKEYNINVFSSFFSTKAMMKAMVQSPHVADIFTTAEEGLIEIEMHNRDYHQVELRRFPFLGDAIIVRIYRDNESIIPHGDTEVKLGDRLIVTGSDESIQELRDMLG, from the coding sequence ATGGAAGGACACACTTCAGTTACATCATTAATAATTGTATTAATTGCTGCATTTATAACGCCTATAATCCTGAAAAGGTTAAGATTAAATATAATCCCGGTAGTTGTTGCCGAAATTATTGTAGGTTTAATTATCGGGAAAAGTGGTTTCGACATTGTTGAACCTGATCCCTGGATTACGATTTTATCCACGTTAGGCTTTATATTCTTAATGTTTTTAAGCGGTGTCGAAATCGACTTTTCTGTTTTTAAATCCAATAATAAGAAGAAACAGATGAACGGAAAAAAACAGCCAAATTCATTTTACGTCGCTTCAATCGTTTTCGGACTCATTTTACTGGTTTCCTACCTTATCTCTTTCGGACTGGAACTGGCAGGATTAGTGGATAATGTATTCTTCATGACACTGGTGATTTCAACCATCTCCCTCGGTGTCGTTGTTCCCACTCTGAAAGAAGCCGAAATCATGAAAACCGGCATTGGCCAGATCATCCTTATCGTAGCCGTACTCGCTGACTTAGTAACGATGATTCTGTTAGCCGTATTTGTTTCCTTCCACGAAGAAGGAGGAAATACGTGGCTGCTCCTCTTATTATTTGCTGCGGGTGTACTGCTTTACTTTGGCGGAAAGTTCTTCAGAAATCGTCCATTTTTTGAATCATTATCAACTGGAACGGTCCAGATCGAAACAAGAGCCATTTTTGCATTACTAATGGTGCTGGTAGGTTTATCCGAATCACTTGGCGCAGAAAATATTTTAGGAGCTTTCCTGGCAGGTGTACTGGTCTCCTTACTTTCTCCAAAGAAGGAAATCGTCGAACAGTTAGATTCCTTTGGATATGGATTCCTTATTCCAATTTTCTTTGTAATGGTTGGGGTTGACCTTGATATATGGGCTTTATTCCAGGATAAAACCGTCTTATTACTCATTCCGCTATTGTTAATTGGATTACTGGCGTCCAAATTGCTGCCGGCTTTAGTTCTGAAACGCTGGTATGACTGGAAAACGGTTCTTGGTTCCGGCTTTATTTTAACGTCAACGTTATCCCTGGTTGTTGCGGCAGCTGAAATCGGTCAGCGAATTGGTGTGATTGACAATACAATGGCATCCGCGCTGATTTTGCTTGCGGTCATAGCCTGTATCATTACACCGATTCTGTTTAAAAAAGTCTTTCCACTCAAAGAGGTCAAAAGCACCAAAAAAATGGTCAAGGTTGTTGGAGCCAATCAACTGACGCTGCCATTAACGAATGAATTGGACAAAAATGAATTTGAAGTATGCCTGTTCCATACAAAGAAAAGTGAAAATATCGATTCAGAAGTGGATCGGTCCAGGTTCAGAGTGATTGGTATAAATGACTTTTCCCTTGAGGAGATGGAACAGAACGACATTTTCAATACGGACGTACTAGTTATTTCAACGAACAATGATGAGCGGAACTTTGAAATTGCCAAGCACGCTCAGGAGCTGGGAAATGATCATATTGTTACCCGAATTGAATCCCCGGCGCTGAGTAAGCAGTTGAAGGAATATAACATTAACGTCTTTTCATCCTTCTTCTCTACTAAAGCAATGATGAAGGCAATGGTTCAATCTCCTCACGTAGCCGACATCTTTACAACGGCAGAGGAAGGACTCATCGAAATCGAAATGCACAACCGTGACTATCATCAGGTGGAGTTACGCCGCTTCCCATTCCTGGGTGATGCGATTATTGTACGAATTTATCGTGATAATGAATCCATCATTCCGCACGGGGATACCGAGGTTAAGCTCGGTGACCGCTTAATCGTAACCGGAAGTGACGAAAGCATACAAGAACTCCGCGATATGCTCGGGTAA
- the trpD gene encoding anthranilate phosphoribosyltransferase, with translation MKSYLEALANGENLGVSEMSEAAGLLFEDSVSDSEIAALLMGLKMKGETSEEIAGFVEALRRHALTFSKTYPGIIDNCGTGGDGSHSFNISTTSAFVLAGAGLKVAKHGNRSVSSKTGSADVLDALGVALDFTVEEVDELLEDNGISFLFAPHVHPKIKRIMKVRQDLKVPTVFNLLGPLINPVELDTQLLGIYQREGLEMMAQALHHLGRKRAVVLNGAGYMDEASLAGENHAILLADGKLQRFTFHPEELGLNTYPLEAIKGGNAHDNAEILLRVLKGEKGAPYETVLLNSSLALLAHGTAADLKEGIKLAEDSIQSGAALSKLNYLIEFSQKRKEG, from the coding sequence GTGAAAAGCTATCTTGAGGCGTTAGCGAACGGGGAAAATTTAGGTGTATCCGAAATGAGTGAAGCTGCGGGTCTTCTCTTTGAGGACTCTGTTTCAGACAGTGAAATTGCTGCACTTCTTATGGGACTGAAAATGAAGGGGGAAACCTCTGAGGAGATCGCTGGGTTCGTGGAAGCCCTCCGTCGCCATGCACTTACGTTTTCAAAAACCTATCCGGGCATTATTGATAACTGCGGAACTGGCGGGGATGGCTCACACAGCTTTAATATCAGTACTACCTCTGCATTTGTCCTGGCCGGAGCGGGTCTTAAAGTAGCGAAACATGGAAATCGCAGTGTCTCCAGTAAAACCGGAAGTGCGGATGTCCTCGATGCACTGGGAGTTGCTTTGGATTTTACCGTGGAAGAGGTTGATGAGCTGTTGGAGGACAATGGAATCTCCTTCTTATTTGCTCCGCATGTTCATCCAAAAATCAAACGCATTATGAAAGTGAGACAGGATTTGAAAGTACCGACCGTATTTAATCTGTTAGGCCCCCTCATTAACCCTGTTGAGCTTGATACCCAGCTACTTGGAATCTATCAGCGGGAAGGATTGGAGATGATGGCCCAGGCGCTTCATCACTTAGGACGTAAGCGTGCAGTGGTTTTAAATGGAGCGGGTTATATGGATGAAGCCTCTCTGGCCGGTGAAAATCATGCCATTCTGCTCGCGGATGGAAAGCTCCAGCGATTTACCTTTCATCCGGAAGAGCTCGGGTTAAACACGTACCCGCTGGAAGCCATAAAAGGTGGAAATGCCCATGACAATGCAGAGATTTTGCTTCGTGTCCTAAAAGGGGAAAAGGGGGCTCCCTATGAAACCGTGCTTTTAAACAGCAGTCTCGCGCTGTTAGCTCATGGGACGGCAGCTGATTTGAAAGAAGGTATCAAACTTGCAGAGGATAGCATTCAGTCAGGTGCAGCGCTTTCCAAATTAAACTACCTGATTGAATTCAGTCAGAAGCGTAAGGAGGGGTAA
- a CDS encoding ion channel: MVFWLSTFLIFYIMFISIYTFFKRKDEIRGRFSFDQFYILVTIYLTVMIGFGVFYFLLSQQGIPLLDEGHLRGTSQWDRLGHAIYFSGVTLMTIGYGDITPIGIGKFIALFESMIGYVLPAAFFVRVLQDYRK, translated from the coding sequence ATGGTATTTTGGTTGTCGACATTTTTAATCTTTTATATTATGTTTATCAGCATTTATACCTTCTTTAAACGAAAGGATGAAATCAGGGGGAGATTTTCCTTTGATCAGTTTTATATCCTTGTTACGATTTATTTAACCGTTATGATAGGGTTTGGAGTCTTTTATTTCTTACTCTCACAGCAGGGGATTCCTTTACTGGATGAAGGACATTTAAGAGGGACCTCTCAATGGGATCGTCTTGGACATGCCATCTACTTCAGTGGCGTTACGTTAATGACGATTGGATATGGTGATATTACCCCCATTGGAATAGGGAAGTTTATCGCTCTCTTTGAATCTATGATTGGCTATGTTCTGCCGGCTGCATTTTTTGTACGGGTGCTTCAGGATTATCGTAAATAA
- a CDS encoding RNA polymerase sigma factor, producing the protein MSDEKDVALAQDGDKEAFSRLIKRHQHSMYRVTKGILKAEADCADAIQEAIIKSYQSIRQVKNAKSFQSWLMRIVVNQCYDMIKKQKRVVPMESVEPVHNPPEAVPVYDLYDELHQLKSNYRMVIILYYYEQYSIEEISTILRIRIGTVKSRLNRGRRKLAEIINLNELERGNESG; encoded by the coding sequence GTGTCTGATGAGAAAGATGTGGCCCTGGCTCAGGATGGGGATAAAGAGGCCTTTAGCCGTCTGATTAAACGACATCAGCATTCCATGTATCGGGTGACAAAAGGGATTTTAAAAGCAGAGGCCGACTGCGCAGATGCCATACAGGAAGCGATTATCAAAAGCTACCAATCTATACGTCAGGTCAAAAACGCAAAATCTTTTCAATCCTGGCTGATGCGCATTGTCGTGAACCAATGCTATGACATGATAAAAAAGCAAAAAAGGGTCGTGCCTATGGAATCCGTTGAACCGGTCCATAATCCGCCGGAAGCAGTTCCAGTCTATGATTTATATGATGAGCTGCACCAGTTAAAGAGCAATTATCGAATGGTGATTATCCTTTATTATTACGAACAGTATTCTATTGAAGAAATATCAACGATTTTACGTATCAGGATAGGTACGGTGAAATCCCGCTTAAATCGCGGCCGCCGAAAGCTTGCCGAAATCATAAACCTGAACGAGCTGGAAAGGGGGAATGAAAGTGGATGA
- the trpA gene encoding tryptophan synthase subunit alpha produces MTKTDLNEAFQVVQRRGDKAFVPYIMAGDGGLQSLGEKIAFLEKAGVTAIEIGIPFSDPVADGPTIQQAGSRALKEGTSLRAILDYLSGIRNQVHVPLILMTYLNPVYKYGVETFSKDARKAGVSGLIIPDLPIEQAGVIKPYLKQENLALIQLVTLTSPEERMKKIVEVSEGFVYAVTVNGITGARSNVSDYLESYLNRIKKYSDTPVLAGFGISTPEQVRDIGGKCDGVVVGSKIISLWGEGKYEEIQALVEAGKSKTTL; encoded by the coding sequence ATGACTAAAACCGATTTAAACGAGGCTTTTCAGGTAGTGCAGAGGCGGGGAGATAAGGCTTTTGTTCCCTACATTATGGCTGGAGATGGGGGATTACAGTCTCTGGGAGAAAAAATTGCTTTTTTGGAAAAGGCCGGGGTTACGGCTATTGAAATCGGGATTCCCTTTTCGGATCCTGTGGCTGATGGTCCCACCATTCAGCAGGCTGGTTCAAGGGCATTAAAAGAAGGAACCTCTCTCCGCGCTATTTTGGACTATTTATCGGGGATTCGGAATCAGGTACATGTTCCTCTCATTTTGATGACTTATTTAAATCCAGTCTATAAATATGGTGTGGAAACGTTCAGTAAGGATGCCAGAAAAGCAGGGGTAAGCGGGTTGATTATCCCTGATTTACCAATTGAACAGGCTGGTGTGATCAAGCCATATCTTAAACAGGAGAATCTCGCACTTATTCAGTTAGTAACCCTTACAAGTCCTGAAGAACGTATGAAAAAAATTGTGGAGGTATCTGAAGGGTTTGTCTATGCCGTTACGGTTAATGGCATAACAGGCGCTAGATCTAATGTGAGTGATTATTTGGAAAGCTATCTGAATCGAATTAAAAAATACAGCGACACCCCTGTATTAGCAGGCTTTGGCATTTCCACACCTGAACAGGTCAGGGATATTGGAGGAAAATGTGATGGCGTGGTTGTGGGAAGTAAAATTATTTCATTATGGGGTGAAGGAAAATACGAGGAAATTCAGGCACTGGTAGAAGCAGGAAAATCAAAGACGACGCTTTAA